AGTGATGTGCCCACTCAACGGTGTCCAGATCAATCCCTTCTTTGAACATATCCCATAATGGGGACATTTCGCGTAGTTTTGTTACTGCTTCACAGATTTGCTGTGCAGCGTAATCTATTTCTTCTTCAGTGGTGTGACGACCAAATGAGAAGCGCACTGAGCTATGTGCTAGTTCGTCATTTAGACCGAGTGCGCGCAATACATATGATGGTTCCAAGCTTGCCGAAGTACATGCTGAACCTGAAGATACCGCAAGGTCTTTTAATGCCATAAGCAGTGATTCACCCTCAACAAAAGCGAAGCTTACGTTTAGGTTATGAGGAACACGTTGCTCTAGGTCACCATTAATTGTGAGCTCTTCTAAGCCTTTTAACTTATCTAATAGGCGATTACGCAGGCTAAGAGCATGCTGATAATCTTTTTCCATATCTAATTTAGCGACACGGAACGCTTCACCCATACCCACGATTTGATGAGTAGGTAGAGTACCAGAGCGGAAACCACGCTCATGACCACCACCGTGCATTTGCGCTTCTAAGCGAATGCGTGGTTTACGGCGAACATATAGTGCGCCAATACCTTTCGGACCATATACCTTGTGTGCAGACAAAGACATAAGGTCAACCTTAGTTTCTTGTACATCAATAGGCAGTTTACCTGCTGATTGAGCTGCATCGACATGGAATATAATCTTGCGTTCACGGCATAACTCACCGATAGAGTTAATGTCTTGAATAACACCGATCTCATTATTTACATGCATAATAGAAACTAATACCGTGTCTTCACGCATTGCATCTTTTAGCTTGTTGAGGTCGATAAGGCCGTTTGCTTCTGGTTCAAGGTAAGTCACCTCAAAGCCATCACGCTCTAATTGACGACATGGGTCAA
Above is a genomic segment from Vibrio gallicus containing:
- a CDS encoding IscS subfamily cysteine desulfurase — encoded protein: MKLPIYLDYSATCPVDERVAQKLVQFLTMDGTFGNPASRSHRFGWQAEEAVDTAREQIADLLNADPREIVFTSGATESDNLAIKGAANFYSKRGKHVITSKTEHKAVLDPCRQLERDGFEVTYLEPEANGLIDLNKLKDAMREDTVLVSIMHVNNEIGVIQDINSIGELCRERKIIFHVDAAQSAGKLPIDVQETKVDLMSLSAHKVYGPKGIGALYVRRKPRIRLEAQMHGGGHERGFRSGTLPTHQIVGMGEAFRVAKLDMEKDYQHALSLRNRLLDKLKGLEELTINGDLEQRVPHNLNVSFAFVEGESLLMALKDLAVSSGSACTSASLEPSYVLRALGLNDELAHSSVRFSFGRHTTEEEIDYAAQQICEAVTKLREMSPLWDMFKEGIDLDTVEWAHH